One Saccharopolyspora erythraea NRRL 2338 genomic region harbors:
- a CDS encoding aldehyde dehydrogenase family protein — MAFVAPQVWENKIFTGRWSTAGGAPSQVTEPATGKSLGQVGTATPADVDTACERAAAARREWESTSFEERAAILRRAGQLFEEHAPELRTWLVREAGSIGAKADLELRTAATECYEAAALPSHPSGDLLPAADGRLSFSRRVAAGVVGVIAPFNFPLILSIRAVAPALALGNSVVLKPDTRTAVCGGAALAEVFAAAGVPEGVFQVLPGGADAGAALVANRHTRVIAFTGSTGAGRKVAEAAATHLKRTHLELGGNNALIVLPDADVAAAASAAAWGAYLHQGQICMAAGRHLVHESIADDYVAALAEKARALPVGDPHTAEVALGPIIDEGQRDNIHRLVTASVEAGAQLVAGGTYEELFYRPTVLDQVRRDTPAFAEEIFGPVAPVLRYRTIEEAVEIAADSEYGLSLSVLGADAMRAWEVAKQIPSGLVHVNDQTVGDQPHIPFGGVRDSGNGGRIGGAEANVEAFTETQWVTIQGSIQQYPF, encoded by the coding sequence ATGGCGTTCGTCGCCCCCCAGGTCTGGGAGAACAAGATCTTCACCGGACGGTGGAGCACCGCGGGCGGTGCGCCGTCGCAGGTGACCGAACCCGCGACCGGCAAGTCGCTCGGCCAGGTGGGCACCGCCACGCCCGCCGACGTCGACACCGCGTGCGAGCGGGCCGCGGCCGCGCGGCGGGAGTGGGAGAGCACGTCGTTCGAGGAGCGCGCGGCGATCCTGCGGCGGGCCGGTCAGCTCTTCGAGGAGCACGCGCCGGAGCTGCGGACCTGGCTGGTGCGCGAGGCGGGCTCGATCGGCGCGAAGGCCGACCTCGAACTGCGCACCGCCGCGACCGAGTGCTACGAGGCCGCGGCACTGCCCTCGCACCCCAGCGGTGACCTGCTGCCCGCCGCCGACGGGCGCCTGAGCTTCAGCAGGCGGGTGGCCGCGGGTGTGGTGGGCGTGATCGCGCCGTTCAACTTCCCGCTGATCCTGTCCATCCGCGCGGTGGCACCCGCGCTCGCCTTGGGCAACTCCGTGGTGCTCAAGCCCGACACGCGCACCGCGGTGTGCGGCGGTGCCGCGCTGGCGGAGGTCTTCGCGGCGGCGGGCGTCCCGGAAGGGGTGTTCCAGGTGCTGCCGGGCGGCGCCGACGCCGGTGCGGCGCTGGTGGCGAACAGGCACACCCGGGTGATCGCCTTCACCGGCTCCACCGGAGCCGGGCGCAAGGTCGCCGAGGCCGCGGCCACCCACCTCAAGCGGACGCACCTCGAACTGGGCGGCAACAACGCGCTGATCGTCCTGCCCGACGCCGACGTGGCCGCCGCGGCCTCCGCCGCCGCGTGGGGCGCGTACCTGCACCAGGGCCAGATCTGCATGGCGGCCGGACGGCACCTGGTCCACGAGTCGATCGCCGACGACTACGTGGCCGCCCTCGCCGAGAAGGCCCGTGCCCTGCCGGTCGGCGACCCGCACACCGCCGAGGTCGCGCTGGGCCCGATCATCGACGAGGGGCAGCGCGACAACATCCACCGCCTGGTCACCGCGAGCGTCGAGGCCGGTGCTCAGCTCGTGGCGGGTGGTACATACGAGGAGCTGTTCTACCGGCCGACCGTCCTGGACCAGGTCCGGCGGGACACGCCCGCCTTCGCCGAGGAGATCTTCGGGCCGGTCGCGCCGGTGTTGCGCTACCGGACGATCGAGGAGGCGGTGGAGATCGCCGCCGACTCCGAGTACGGCCTGTCGCTGAGCGTGCTCGGCGCCGACGCGATGCGGGCGTGGGAGGTCGCCAAGCAGATCCCAAGCGGGCTGGTGCACGTCAACGACCAGACCGTCGGCGACCAGCCCCACATCCCCTTCGGGGGTGTGCGCGACTCGGGCAACGGCGGTCGCATCGGCGGCGCCGAGGCCAACGTCGAGGCGTTCACCGAGACCCAGTGGGTCACCATCCAGGGCAGCATCCAGCAGTACCCGTTCTAG
- a CDS encoding S-(hydroxymethyl)mycothiol dehydrogenase, translating into MLHQVRGVVAREVGAPVEVLDVLVPDPGPGEALVAVQACGVCHTDLHYREGGIGEDFPYLLGHEAAGVVEAVGEGVTEVAPGDFVVLNWRAVCGQCRACRRGKAQYCFDTHNARQPMTLADGTPLSPALGIGAFAEKTLVAAGQCTKVDAGADPAVAGLLGCGVMAGIGAAVNTAPVRRGDTVAVIGCGGVGSAAIVGAELAGARRIIAVDLDTKKLDWAEAFGATHLVNARHADPVEAVRELTGGFGADVVIDAVGRPETFKQAFYARDLAGTVVLVGVPTPEMTLDLPLIDVFARGGAVKSSWYGDCLPGRDFPELVELSQQGRIDLGAFVTERIALDEVEKSFEKMHRGEVLRSVVVL; encoded by the coding sequence TTGCTGCATCAGGTCCGCGGCGTCGTCGCGCGAGAGGTGGGCGCACCGGTCGAGGTGCTCGACGTCCTGGTCCCCGACCCCGGCCCGGGCGAGGCCCTGGTGGCCGTGCAGGCCTGCGGGGTCTGCCACACCGATCTGCACTACCGCGAGGGCGGGATCGGGGAGGACTTCCCCTACCTGCTCGGGCACGAGGCCGCCGGCGTGGTCGAGGCCGTCGGCGAGGGGGTCACCGAGGTCGCGCCCGGGGACTTCGTGGTCCTGAACTGGCGGGCCGTGTGCGGCCAGTGCCGGGCCTGCCGCCGCGGCAAGGCCCAGTACTGCTTCGACACCCACAACGCCCGCCAGCCGATGACGCTGGCCGACGGCACGCCGCTCTCGCCGGCGCTGGGCATCGGCGCCTTCGCCGAGAAGACCCTGGTCGCGGCGGGGCAGTGCACGAAGGTCGACGCCGGGGCCGACCCGGCGGTGGCCGGGCTGCTGGGCTGCGGCGTGATGGCCGGGATCGGCGCCGCGGTCAACACCGCTCCCGTGCGCCGCGGCGACACGGTCGCGGTGATCGGCTGCGGCGGCGTCGGCAGCGCGGCGATCGTGGGCGCCGAACTGGCCGGGGCGCGCCGGATCATCGCCGTCGACCTCGACACGAAGAAGCTGGACTGGGCCGAGGCCTTCGGCGCGACCCACCTGGTCAACGCCCGCCACGCCGACCCGGTGGAGGCGGTCCGGGAGCTGACCGGCGGTTTCGGCGCCGACGTCGTGATCGACGCCGTCGGGCGTCCCGAGACGTTCAAGCAGGCGTTCTACGCCCGCGACCTGGCGGGCACCGTCGTGCTGGTGGGCGTGCCGACCCCGGAGATGACCCTGGACCTGCCGCTGATCGACGTCTTCGCGCGCGGGGGAGCGGTCAAGTCGTCCTGGTACGGCGACTGCCTGCCCGGCCGCGACTTCCCGGAGCTCGTGGAGCTCAGTCAGCAGGGCCGGATCGACCTCGGCGCGTTCGTCACCGAGCGGATCGCGCTCGACGAGGTGGAGAAGTCCTTCGAGAAGATGCACCGCGGCGAGGTGCTGCGCTCGGTGGTGGTCCTCTGA
- a CDS encoding NAD(P)/FAD-dependent oxidoreductase, with the protein MRTITVVGASLGGYSAAQQLRAQGFDGRLVVVGTEVHLPYDRPPLSKDFLKGRIGAADLALGEQQDFDELEAEWRLGEFAARLRPADAGIELYSGEQIGTDGVVIATGASTRVLPGSAGVGGVHTLRTLEDAQALREELTTGRPNVVVIGAGFIGAEVASSCAELGLDVTIVEAAELPLARVLGTRLASACAALHSEHGVAVRFGAGVEELRSAAGHVVGVRLSTGEELPADVVVAGIGVQPNTGWLSGSGLSLHDGVLCDSGGVTDLSNVVAVGDVARVFRPDLGRNVRTEHWATANGQPRIAVRNLLDGITNEQHTDMPYFWSDQYGVRIQFAGFVHPEDEVRILDGDIEDRCFLAQYERDGRPVGVLAFNHPRGFGRARRQLSRPTLDVATS; encoded by the coding sequence ATGAGGACGATCACCGTGGTGGGAGCGTCGCTGGGCGGGTACTCCGCGGCCCAGCAGCTGCGCGCGCAGGGCTTCGACGGCAGGCTCGTCGTGGTCGGCACCGAGGTCCACCTGCCCTACGACCGGCCGCCGCTGTCCAAGGACTTCCTCAAGGGCCGGATCGGCGCGGCCGACCTCGCGCTCGGCGAGCAGCAGGACTTCGACGAGCTCGAAGCCGAATGGCGGCTCGGCGAGTTCGCGGCGCGCCTGCGGCCGGCCGACGCCGGCATCGAGCTCTACAGCGGGGAGCAGATCGGCACCGACGGCGTCGTGATCGCCACCGGGGCCTCGACCCGGGTGCTTCCCGGCAGCGCGGGCGTCGGCGGCGTGCACACACTGCGCACGCTCGAGGACGCCCAGGCACTGCGCGAGGAGCTGACGACCGGACGCCCGAACGTGGTGGTCATCGGCGCCGGGTTCATCGGCGCCGAGGTCGCCTCCTCCTGCGCCGAGCTCGGGCTGGACGTGACCATCGTCGAGGCCGCCGAGCTGCCGCTGGCTCGCGTGCTCGGCACGCGCCTGGCCTCCGCGTGCGCGGCACTGCACAGCGAGCACGGCGTGGCGGTCCGCTTCGGCGCCGGGGTCGAGGAACTGCGCTCGGCCGCGGGCCACGTGGTCGGCGTGCGGCTGTCCACCGGCGAGGAGCTGCCAGCCGACGTGGTGGTCGCCGGCATCGGGGTCCAGCCCAACACCGGCTGGCTGAGCGGATCGGGCCTGAGCCTGCACGACGGCGTGCTCTGCGACTCCGGCGGCGTGACCGACCTGTCCAACGTCGTCGCCGTCGGCGACGTGGCCCGCGTCTTCCGGCCCGACCTAGGCAGGAACGTGCGCACCGAGCACTGGGCCACCGCCAACGGCCAGCCGCGGATCGCGGTGCGCAACCTGCTGGACGGCATCACCAACGAACAGCACACCGACATGCCCTACTTCTGGTCCGACCAGTACGGGGTCCGCATCCAGTTCGCGGGCTTCGTCCACCCCGAGGACGAGGTGCGCATCCTCGACGGAGACATCGAGGACCGCTGCTTCCTCGCCCAGTACGAGCGCGACGGGCGACCCGTGGGCGTCCTGGCGTTCAACCACCCCCGCGGCTTCGGCCGCGCCCGCCGCCAGCTGTCCAGGCCCACCCTGGACGTGGCGACCTCGTAG
- the mdlC gene encoding benzoylformate decarboxylase, whose product MADGYALARGGPALVNLHAAAGTGNALGALTNSVYSHSPLVITAGQQVRSTIGQEVMLANVDAASLPKPLVKWSAEPSCAQDVPRTISQAIHTANLPAKGPVYVSVPYDDWDGEAPREAGHLLRRSTTSAGSLGSEQLADLVQAVDSARNPVLVLGPDVDAQHANDHAVRLADKLNAPVWVAPSPSRCPFPTRHRSFRGVLPAAVQGVTDALDGHDLVLVAGAPVFRYHQYVPGEYLPEGARLVHLTSDPGEAARAPMGEALVCDIADALSRLADEAADTDRPRLPPLPDFPSVSGSGGAVHPAELFATLRDIAPEDAVYVKESTATTGTFWSQMDLSRQGSYFFPASGGLGFGLPAAVGAQLAHPERQVVGLIGDGSANYGITALWTAAQYRIPVSIVILKNGTYGALRWFAKVLDAGETPGMDVPGIDFVRIAGGYGVEATSVRTAADFATAFEDALGAGRPALIEVETELTEP is encoded by the coding sequence ATGGCCGACGGCTACGCCCTGGCCCGCGGTGGGCCGGCGCTGGTCAACCTGCACGCCGCCGCCGGTACCGGCAACGCCCTGGGCGCGCTGACCAACTCGGTGTACTCGCACAGCCCGCTGGTCATCACCGCGGGCCAGCAGGTGCGCTCGACGATCGGCCAGGAGGTCATGCTCGCCAACGTCGATGCCGCGTCGCTGCCGAAGCCGCTGGTCAAGTGGAGCGCCGAACCGTCGTGCGCGCAGGACGTGCCGCGCACCATCAGCCAGGCCATCCACACCGCCAACCTGCCTGCCAAGGGGCCGGTCTACGTGTCGGTGCCCTACGACGACTGGGACGGCGAGGCCCCGCGGGAGGCCGGCCACCTGCTGCGCCGCAGCACCACCTCGGCCGGCTCCCTCGGCTCCGAGCAACTCGCCGACCTGGTCCAGGCGGTCGACTCGGCGCGCAACCCGGTGCTGGTGCTGGGGCCCGACGTCGACGCCCAGCACGCCAACGACCACGCGGTCCGGCTCGCCGACAAGCTCAACGCCCCGGTGTGGGTGGCGCCCTCGCCGTCGCGGTGCCCGTTCCCGACCCGCCACCGCTCGTTCCGGGGAGTGCTGCCTGCGGCGGTCCAGGGCGTGACCGACGCGCTCGACGGACACGACCTCGTCCTGGTCGCCGGCGCGCCGGTGTTCCGCTACCACCAGTACGTCCCCGGCGAGTACCTGCCCGAGGGCGCCCGCCTGGTCCACCTGACCAGCGACCCCGGCGAGGCCGCGCGGGCCCCGATGGGGGAGGCGCTGGTCTGCGACATCGCAGACGCGCTCTCCAGGCTGGCCGACGAGGCCGCCGACACCGACCGCCCGCGGCTGCCGCCGTTGCCGGACTTCCCGAGCGTGAGCGGTTCGGGCGGCGCGGTGCACCCGGCGGAGCTGTTCGCGACCCTGCGCGACATCGCGCCCGAGGACGCCGTCTACGTCAAGGAGTCCACCGCGACCACCGGCACCTTCTGGTCGCAGATGGACCTCTCCCGCCAGGGCAGCTACTTCTTCCCTGCCTCCGGCGGGCTCGGCTTCGGCCTGCCCGCCGCGGTCGGTGCCCAGCTCGCGCACCCGGAACGCCAGGTCGTCGGGCTCATCGGTGACGGCTCGGCGAACTACGGCATCACCGCGCTGTGGACCGCCGCGCAGTACCGGATCCCGGTGAGCATCGTGATCCTGAAGAACGGCACCTACGGGGCCCTGCGCTGGTTCGCCAAGGTCCTCGACGCGGGCGAGACGCCCGGCATGGACGTGCCCGGCATCGACTTCGTGCGGATCGCGGGCGGCTACGGGGTGGAGGCCACCTCGGTGCGCACCGCCGCGGACTTCGCGACCGCGTTCGAGGACGCGCTCGGCGCGGGCCGGCCGGCCCTCATCGAGGTCGAGACCGAGCTCACCGAACCCTGA
- a CDS encoding GcvT family protein: MVIIGAGIVGCSLADELTERGWTDVTVVEKGPLFATGGSSSHAPGLVFRTNGSKALTEFADYTVRKFRGMDLDGAPCFLPVGGLELATTSERWADLQRKHGLATSWGIGSQLLDPLECVELWPTIDRERILGGFHTPGDGLAKALRACEAQARRAIARGAVFLAHHEVVGIEQRGGRVSSVVTDQGVLPADVVVSAAGLWGPRIGRMAGVDVPLLPMAHQYAKTTQLAELVGVNDERHELSRPILRHQDADLYFREHVDRIGIGSYAHRPMPVDLADVPSSAAAQVMPSVLEFTAEDFEPSWQDALDLLPALQDTKVEEGFNGIMSFTTDGMPLMGESRELPGFWLAEAVWVTHSAGVARALAQWLVDGQPDTDVHECDVHRFEQVQLDTDYVHERASQAFVEVYDVLHPLQPAERPRQLRVSPFYPRQQELGAYFLEAHGWERPHWYESNAEAAEGLEVPERGAWASRYWSPAAAAEARATRGQVALYDMTPLKRLEISGRGALDFLQHMTTNQMAVRPGTVRYTLLLDEAGGVRSDLTVARLERDRFQIGVNGNLDLDWFLRHAPADGSVVVRDITAGTCCVGVWGPLARDLVQPLSRDDFSHKGFGFFKAKHARIAGVPVTAMRVSYVGELGWEIYADSDVGLRLWDALWEAGQGLGVTAGGRSAFNSLRLEKGYRSWGTDMTTEHNPFEAGVGFAVRMDKADFVGRSALVEAAAEQPRRRLVPLLMDQPEHVVMGKEPVHTADGSVGYVTSAAFGYTIGRSIAYAWLPADAAAPGTRVDVEYFAERLPATVAEEPLFDPEMARIRR; the protein is encoded by the coding sequence GTGGTCATCATCGGTGCAGGCATCGTCGGATGTTCGCTGGCCGACGAGCTCACCGAACGCGGCTGGACCGACGTGACGGTCGTCGAGAAGGGGCCGCTGTTCGCCACCGGCGGCTCCAGCTCGCACGCCCCCGGCCTGGTGTTCCGCACCAACGGGTCCAAGGCCCTGACCGAGTTCGCCGACTACACGGTGCGCAAGTTCCGGGGCATGGACCTCGACGGGGCGCCGTGCTTCCTGCCCGTCGGCGGTCTCGAGCTGGCGACCACCTCCGAGCGGTGGGCCGACCTGCAGCGCAAGCACGGCCTGGCGACCTCGTGGGGCATCGGCTCGCAGCTGCTGGACCCGCTCGAATGCGTGGAGCTGTGGCCGACGATCGACCGCGAGCGGATCCTCGGCGGCTTCCACACCCCCGGCGACGGGCTGGCCAAGGCTCTGCGTGCGTGCGAGGCGCAGGCCCGGCGCGCGATCGCCAGGGGAGCGGTGTTCCTGGCCCACCACGAGGTCGTCGGCATCGAGCAGCGCGGCGGACGGGTGAGCAGCGTGGTCACCGACCAGGGGGTGCTGCCCGCCGACGTCGTGGTGTCGGCGGCGGGGCTGTGGGGTCCGAGGATCGGCCGGATGGCGGGTGTGGACGTGCCGTTGCTGCCGATGGCCCACCAGTACGCCAAGACCACGCAGCTCGCCGAGCTCGTCGGTGTCAACGACGAGCGCCACGAGCTCTCCCGGCCGATCCTGCGCCACCAGGACGCCGACCTGTACTTCCGCGAGCACGTCGACCGCATCGGGATCGGCTCCTACGCGCACCGCCCGATGCCGGTGGACCTCGCCGACGTGCCGAGCTCCGCGGCCGCGCAGGTCATGCCGTCGGTGCTGGAGTTCACCGCGGAGGACTTCGAGCCGTCCTGGCAGGACGCCCTCGACCTGCTGCCCGCGTTGCAGGACACCAAGGTCGAGGAGGGCTTCAACGGGATCATGTCGTTCACCACCGACGGCATGCCGCTGATGGGGGAGTCCCGCGAGCTGCCCGGTTTCTGGCTGGCCGAGGCGGTGTGGGTGACGCACTCGGCGGGTGTGGCGCGGGCGCTGGCGCAGTGGCTGGTCGACGGGCAGCCCGACACCGACGTCCACGAGTGCGACGTGCACCGCTTCGAGCAGGTCCAGCTCGACACCGATTACGTGCACGAGCGCGCGTCGCAGGCGTTCGTCGAGGTCTACGACGTGCTGCACCCGCTGCAGCCGGCGGAACGGCCCCGGCAGCTTCGGGTGAGCCCGTTCTACCCGCGCCAGCAGGAGCTGGGCGCCTACTTCCTGGAGGCCCACGGCTGGGAACGCCCGCACTGGTACGAGTCCAACGCCGAGGCGGCCGAAGGGCTCGAGGTGCCGGAACGGGGCGCGTGGGCGTCGCGGTACTGGTCGCCGGCCGCCGCGGCCGAGGCACGCGCGACGCGCGGGCAGGTCGCGCTCTACGACATGACCCCCCTGAAGCGGCTGGAGATCTCCGGCCGGGGCGCGCTGGACTTCCTCCAGCACATGACCACCAACCAGATGGCGGTCAGGCCGGGCACCGTCCGCTACACGCTGCTGCTCGACGAGGCGGGCGGGGTGCGCAGCGACCTCACCGTGGCGCGGCTGGAGCGCGACCGCTTCCAGATCGGCGTCAACGGCAACCTCGACCTGGACTGGTTCCTGCGCCACGCCCCCGCCGACGGCTCGGTCGTGGTCCGCGACATCACCGCCGGGACGTGCTGCGTCGGGGTCTGGGGTCCGCTTGCGCGCGACCTGGTGCAGCCGCTGAGCCGCGACGACTTCTCGCACAAGGGTTTCGGCTTCTTCAAGGCCAAGCACGCCCGGATCGCCGGGGTGCCGGTCACCGCGATGCGGGTGTCCTACGTCGGCGAGCTGGGCTGGGAGATCTACGCCGACTCCGACGTGGGCCTGCGGCTGTGGGACGCGCTGTGGGAGGCCGGGCAGGGGCTCGGTGTCACGGCGGGAGGCCGCAGCGCGTTCAACAGCCTGCGGCTGGAGAAGGGCTACCGCTCCTGGGGAACCGACATGACCACCGAGCACAACCCCTTCGAAGCCGGTGTCGGGTTCGCCGTCCGGATGGACAAGGCCGACTTCGTCGGCCGCTCCGCGCTGGTCGAGGCGGCGGCGGAGCAGCCGCGGCGGCGGCTGGTGCCGCTGCTGATGGACCAGCCCGAACACGTGGTGATGGGCAAGGAGCCGGTGCACACCGCCGACGGCTCGGTCGGCTACGTCACCAGCGCGGCCTTCGGCTACACCATCGGCCGCTCGATCGCCTACGCGTGGCTGCCCGCGGACGCCGCCGCGCCCGGCACGCGGGTCGACGTCGAGTACTTCGCCGAGCGGCTGCCCGCCACCGTCGCCGAGGAACCGCTGTTCGACCCGGAGATGGCCCGCATCCGCCGCTGA
- a CDS encoding MBL fold metallo-hydrolase, translating into MPARVEKVVTSGVFALDGGTFEVDNNVWLVGDDREVLVVDPAHDPDLVLDAVGEREVTAVVCTHGHNDHINGAVALADKVGAPVLLHADDLELWQQVHAERPPDRTICDGDLLTVAGTDLRVLHTPGHTWGSVCLHAAEQGWLFSGDTLFQGGPGATGRSYSDFTTIIRSISSRLLELDASTVVHTGHGPTTTIGTEAPNLPDWIARGH; encoded by the coding sequence ATGCCCGCCCGCGTGGAGAAGGTCGTGACCTCGGGTGTATTCGCCCTCGACGGTGGCACGTTCGAGGTCGACAACAACGTCTGGCTGGTCGGTGACGACCGCGAGGTCCTGGTCGTCGACCCGGCGCACGACCCGGACCTGGTGCTGGACGCCGTAGGCGAGCGCGAGGTCACCGCGGTCGTGTGCACCCACGGCCACAACGACCACATCAACGGTGCCGTCGCGCTGGCCGACAAGGTCGGCGCCCCGGTGCTGCTGCACGCCGACGACCTGGAGCTGTGGCAGCAGGTCCACGCCGAGCGGCCGCCGGACCGGACGATCTGCGACGGCGATCTGCTGACCGTGGCGGGCACCGACCTGCGGGTCCTGCACACCCCGGGCCACACCTGGGGAAGCGTCTGCCTGCACGCGGCCGAACAGGGCTGGCTCTTCTCCGGCGACACCCTGTTCCAGGGCGGCCCGGGCGCCACCGGCCGCTCGTACTCCGACTTCACCACGATCATCCGCTCGATCTCCTCGCGACTGCTGGAACTGGACGCGAGCACCGTCGTCCACACCGGACACGGGCCGACCACGACCATCGGCACCGAAGCCCCGAACCTGCCGGACTGGATCGCCCGGGGGCACTGA
- a CDS encoding MFS transporter: MSQQTVTSVVGKARLNGFHVGVLVMCSLLMIVDGYDMVSYGTVISHLMDEWNMDPVTAGTLGSAALVGMLVGGMFIAPLADTHGRRPLMITCVTVASAASLACAFATGPVQLGALRLVVGAALGALVPNFIALTGELAPQRSKALFVTLVSCFYSVGGIAAAVFAIYVEPLWTWRGVFYIAGAPLLLVPVLLRHLPESPEYLAVNGDRERLLAVLRRVDPTGDHGGVVADERPAAGKVRLSQLFTGGNALNNVLIWVFFAMCMLLSYGLNTWLPKLMQTAGYPLGSALWNLVVLNLGGMIGAVAGGWLADRWTYRGTLVLYFVLASVSLVGLAFDPNAVVLNLLLFVAGAATIGVLAIIHAFAVEYYPAHVRSTGVGWAAGVGRIGAIGGPTLGGALLAMELPFQQNFIAVAVPGAIGAVAVALVAGKRFRTAPRSEPVAGVTSRRGSEETRKV, encoded by the coding sequence GTGTCCCAGCAGACCGTCACATCCGTGGTCGGCAAGGCCCGGTTGAACGGCTTCCACGTCGGCGTCCTGGTCATGTGCTCGCTGCTCATGATCGTCGACGGCTACGACATGGTCTCCTACGGCACCGTCATCAGCCACCTGATGGACGAGTGGAACATGGACCCGGTCACCGCCGGGACCCTCGGCTCGGCCGCGCTGGTCGGGATGCTCGTCGGCGGCATGTTCATCGCGCCGCTGGCCGACACCCACGGGCGCAGGCCGTTGATGATCACCTGCGTCACCGTGGCCAGCGCGGCGTCGCTGGCGTGTGCCTTCGCCACCGGACCGGTGCAGCTCGGCGCGCTGAGGCTGGTCGTCGGCGCGGCGCTGGGCGCGCTGGTGCCCAACTTCATCGCCCTGACCGGGGAACTGGCGCCGCAGCGGTCGAAGGCGCTGTTCGTGACGCTGGTGTCGTGCTTCTACTCCGTCGGCGGGATCGCGGCGGCGGTCTTCGCCATCTACGTCGAGCCGCTGTGGACCTGGCGCGGTGTCTTCTACATCGCGGGCGCGCCGCTGCTGCTCGTGCCCGTCCTGCTGCGCCACCTGCCCGAGTCGCCGGAGTACCTGGCGGTCAACGGCGACCGCGAGCGGCTGCTCGCGGTGCTGCGCAGGGTCGACCCCACCGGCGACCACGGCGGCGTCGTGGCCGACGAGCGCCCGGCGGCGGGCAAGGTCCGGCTCTCCCAGCTGTTCACCGGCGGCAACGCGCTCAACAACGTGCTGATCTGGGTCTTCTTCGCGATGTGCATGCTGCTCAGCTACGGCCTCAACACCTGGCTGCCCAAGCTGATGCAGACCGCCGGCTACCCGCTGGGCTCGGCGCTGTGGAACCTGGTGGTGCTCAACCTCGGCGGCATGATCGGCGCCGTGGCAGGCGGCTGGCTCGCCGACCGCTGGACCTACCGCGGCACGCTGGTGCTGTACTTCGTGCTCGCGTCGGTGTCGCTGGTCGGGCTGGCGTTCGACCCGAACGCCGTGGTGCTCAACCTCTTGCTGTTCGTGGCCGGGGCCGCGACCATCGGCGTGCTGGCGATCATCCACGCCTTCGCCGTCGAGTACTACCCGGCGCACGTCCGCTCGACCGGTGTCGGCTGGGCGGCCGGTGTCGGGCGCATCGGCGCCATCGGCGGTCCGACCCTCGGCGGCGCGCTGCTGGCGATGGAGCTGCCGTTCCAGCAGAACTTCATCGCGGTGGCGGTGCCCGGAGCCATCGGGGCGGTCGCGGTCGCGCTCGTGGCGGGCAAGAGGTTCCGGACCGCGCCGCGTTCCGAGCCGGTGGCCGGGGTGACATCCCGCCGCGGAAGCGAAGAAACCCGCAAAGTCTGA
- a CDS encoding bifunctional 3-phenylpropionate/cinnamic acid dioxygenase ferredoxin subunit, with the protein MFAVCRTEELPPGESARIVADVPIAVFNADGEYYAVDDTCTHQDASLSEGFLEGCFVECPLHAAFFDLRTGQPTCLPAKRPVRTHAVTVDNGVIYVDVTPRRTAGQDAALEQESVA; encoded by the coding sequence ATGTTCGCCGTCTGCCGTACCGAGGAGCTGCCTCCCGGCGAGTCCGCGCGGATCGTCGCCGACGTTCCCATCGCGGTGTTCAACGCCGATGGCGAGTACTACGCGGTGGATGACACGTGCACGCACCAGGACGCCTCGCTGTCCGAGGGGTTCCTGGAGGGCTGCTTCGTCGAGTGCCCGCTGCACGCGGCGTTCTTCGACCTGCGCACCGGGCAGCCGACCTGCCTGCCGGCCAAGCGCCCGGTGCGCACCCACGCGGTGACCGTCGACAACGGCGTCATCTACGTCGACGTCACGCCCCGCCGGACCGCGGGCCAGGACGCCGCGCTGGAACAGGAAAGCGTCGCATGA